One region of Flavobacterium pisciphilum genomic DNA includes:
- a CDS encoding metallophosphoesterase family protein, producing the protein MKRRLVIGDIHGGFRALTQILERIKIKSDDDLIFLGDYVDGWSESAQVIDFLVDLSKKYNCIFIKGNHDIWCEGWLESGNVDAVWVKHGGAETIKSYENYTAELKREHLLFFKKMENYYIDEQKRLFIHAGFSSMHGPEKEHYSTNYSWDRTLWEMALTMDKRIKKDSLSYPKRLLLFDEIYIGHTPTLHYGIDVPMQGCNVWNIDTGAGFYGKLSCIDIDTKTVYQSDVVKDMYPDEKGRN; encoded by the coding sequence ATGAAAAGAAGGCTAGTCATAGGAGATATTCATGGAGGGTTTAGGGCATTGACTCAGATTTTAGAAAGAATTAAAATCAAGTCAGACGATGATTTAATTTTTTTGGGAGATTATGTTGATGGATGGAGTGAATCAGCCCAAGTAATTGATTTTCTTGTTGACTTAAGTAAAAAATACAATTGCATCTTTATTAAAGGGAATCACGATATTTGGTGCGAAGGTTGGCTTGAATCAGGAAATGTAGATGCAGTTTGGGTTAAGCATGGTGGTGCCGAAACAATAAAAAGTTATGAGAATTATACTGCTGAGTTAAAACGAGAGCATTTGCTGTTTTTCAAGAAAATGGAAAACTATTATATCGATGAGCAAAAGAGATTGTTTATTCATGCCGGTTTCTCATCGATGCATGGACCAGAGAAAGAACACTATTCAACCAATTATTCTTGGGATCGTACCTTATGGGAAATGGCTTTAACAATGGATAAACGTATAAAAAAGGATTCACTTTCTTATCCCAAAAGATTATTGCTTTTTGATGAAATCTATATAGGTCATACACCAACTCTACATTATGGTATTGACGTCCCAATGCAAGGATGTAATGTGTGGAATATAGATACAGGAGCTGGATTTTATGGAAAATTGTCGTGTATTGATATTGATACAAAAACAGTTTATCAAAGTGATGTTGTCAAGGATATGTATCCAGACGAAAAAGGAAGAAATTAA
- a CDS encoding macro domain-containing protein — protein MKDIKYIKGDATSPDSEERKIIVHICNDIGGWGKGFVMAISKKWKKPENQYREWFKSKNNFELGKVQFVQVEEDFWVANLIGQHKINKDENGNAPIRYDAIEKGLKEVASFANENKASIHMPRIGCGLAGGKWENIEPIILKTLSHNDVQVTVYDF, from the coding sequence ATGAAAGATATTAAATATATAAAAGGAGACGCTACATCTCCTGATTCGGAAGAGAGAAAAATAATTGTTCATATATGTAATGATATAGGAGGTTGGGGTAAAGGATTTGTCATGGCAATTTCAAAAAAATGGAAAAAACCCGAAAATCAATATAGGGAATGGTTTAAATCAAAAAATAATTTTGAATTAGGTAAAGTTCAATTTGTTCAAGTTGAAGAGGATTTTTGGGTGGCAAATTTAATTGGTCAGCATAAAATTAATAAAGATGAGAATGGGAATGCTCCAATAAGATATGATGCAATTGAAAAAGGATTAAAAGAGGTAGCATCTTTCGCAAATGAAAATAAAGCTAGTATTCATATGCCAAGAATTGGTTGCGGTTTAGCAGGCGGAAAATGGGAAAATATAGAACCAATCATTCTAAAAACACTTTCTCATAATGATGTACAAGTAACAGTATATGATTTTTAG
- a CDS encoding RNA 2'-phosphotransferase yields the protein MNEKDIKGTSKFLSLVLRHSPETIHLKLDENGWANVDELITQCNKHKKQLDLDSLNIVVETNDKKRFAFNDDKTKIRASQGHSIDVELNLNAVQPLDYLYHGTVGTNIQNIREGGLKKMKRQHVHLSKDKETAIKVGSRRGIPIILTVNAGMMHTDGFKFYLSENGVWLTDEVPSKYIDFKS from the coding sequence ATGAACGAAAAAGATATAAAAGGAACAAGCAAATTTTTAAGCCTTGTTCTTAGACATTCGCCTGAAACTATTCATTTAAAATTAGATGAAAATGGTTGGGCAAATGTAGATGAATTGATAACTCAATGCAATAAACATAAAAAGCAATTAGATTTAGATTCGTTGAATATTGTAGTTGAAACTAATGATAAAAAACGATTTGCTTTCAATGATGATAAAACAAAAATACGAGCAAGTCAAGGGCATTCTATAGATGTTGAATTGAATCTTAATGCAGTACAACCATTAGATTATTTATATCACGGTACTGTTGGTACCAATATACAAAACATCAGAGAAGGCGGTTTAAAGAAAATGAAACGTCAACATGTACATCTTAGTAAAGACAAAGAAACAGCTATTAAGGTAGGAAGTAGGAGAGGGATTCCGATTATTTTAACTGTCAATGCTGGAATGATGCATACAGATGGTTTTAAATTCTATCTTTCAGAAAATGGAGTATGGCTTACAGATGAAGTTCCTTCAAAATATATTGATTTTAAATCATGA